A section of the Gemmatimonadota bacterium genome encodes:
- a CDS encoding aconitase X catalytic domain-containing protein yields MTLELTTHERALLGGARGDATAMAMRILVSAAELVGAGQLVEIRSAHIDGCLHHGDGGVEFAERLADGGGRVAVDTTLNVGALDLLHPDKVRAGAHKTEMARRQMEAYVRMGAEPTFTCAPYQIGHLPRLGEQVAWGESNAIAFVNSVLGARTERYGDFLDACCALTGRAPLHGLHQDENRAATVVVDASLVPTALKARDVFYPVLGTWLGLEVGRDIAAIVGLPATVTRDQLKALGAAASSTGAVALFHVVGVTPEAPTLDAATRGQLPARTITLTADMLRGSLARLSTADEAGRVDAVAVGSPHFSAEEFEHLKRLVSGRRLAVPFYACTARGTLLALEERGDAEILREAGVEIIVDTCVVVTPILPASGGVLMTNSGKFAHYGPSNTGYEVLYGSLEDCVDSAVAGRALSSEEVWAW; encoded by the coding sequence ATGACGCTCGAGCTCACCACACACGAACGCGCGCTGCTCGGCGGTGCCCGAGGCGACGCCACCGCCATGGCGATGCGCATTCTCGTGTCCGCCGCCGAGCTGGTGGGGGCCGGCCAGCTCGTCGAGATCCGCTCCGCGCACATCGATGGATGTCTTCATCACGGCGACGGTGGCGTGGAGTTCGCCGAACGCCTGGCAGACGGCGGCGGGCGTGTGGCCGTAGACACCACGCTCAATGTGGGCGCTCTGGACCTTCTGCACCCGGACAAGGTCCGTGCCGGGGCGCACAAGACCGAGATGGCGCGGCGTCAGATGGAGGCGTACGTCCGCATGGGCGCCGAGCCGACTTTCACTTGTGCTCCCTATCAGATCGGTCATCTGCCGCGCCTAGGCGAGCAGGTCGCTTGGGGGGAGTCCAACGCGATCGCGTTCGTGAATTCCGTACTGGGCGCGCGGACCGAGCGATACGGGGACTTCCTCGACGCATGCTGCGCGCTCACCGGCCGCGCGCCGCTGCACGGGCTGCACCAGGATGAGAACCGTGCGGCCACGGTCGTAGTGGACGCTTCGCTCGTTCCGACGGCGCTCAAGGCGCGGGACGTCTTCTACCCGGTGCTCGGTACCTGGCTCGGACTTGAGGTGGGTCGAGACATAGCGGCGATCGTTGGCCTGCCTGCCACCGTCACACGCGACCAGTTGAAGGCGCTTGGGGCGGCGGCGTCGTCGACGGGCGCGGTCGCGCTCTTCCACGTTGTTGGAGTGACGCCCGAGGCGCCGACGCTCGACGCTGCGACGCGCGGGCAGCTTCCGGCACGAACGATCACCCTAACTGCGGACATGCTGCGTGGCTCTCTGGCGAGACTGTCGACCGCCGACGAGGCTGGTCGAGTCGACGCCGTCGCCGTCGGAAGCCCGCACTTCTCGGCCGAGGAGTTCGAGCACCTGAAGCGGTTGGTGAGCGGTCGACGGTTGGCAGTGCCGTTCTACGCGTGCACGGCTCGCGGGACCCTGCTCGCTCTGGAGGAGCGGGGCGACGCTGAGATTCTGCGGGAAGCGGGCGTCGAGATCATCGTGGACACCTGCGTGGTCGTGACGCCTATCCTGCCGGCATCGGGCGGCGTGCTCATGACCAACTCGGGGAAGTTCGCCCACTACGGCCCGTCGAATACCGGGTACGAAGTCTTGTACGGGAGCCTCGAGGACTGTGTCGATTCGGCTGTGGCGGGTCGCGCCCTGAGCAGCGAAGAGGTATGGGCGTGGTAG
- a CDS encoding DUF819 family protein: MINDPTAVLFVLAAVVAVAVALEARHHLFRSLGSALLGILFAMVLSNTGIIPGESSAYVFLSGPAVSAGIALILLGVDVRTVIKAGPTMLAAFAVGAVGSALGASVAGYLLADSIGPETWKLAGQYTATYTGGGANFAAVGAELETSGELFAAAIAADVILTAIWMAACLAVPMLLGSRLAAKSAGFAVADPSGTSSLDEETQHAAKPGAERMLFTSLGDVGLVDLAALAAIVLGTLWASDVLGDVLASIPGVLWLTTIALLLAQIPAVRRLRGAGVIGNYLVLLFLASNGARSVVANIFVVGLPVVYFASITVAIHGLVIFGVGRMFGLDLKTLAVASQANVGGPASAMALATARGYTDRLLPGMAVGLLGYAVGNYAGLAIAALMRGV; this comes from the coding sequence ATGATCAACGACCCGACCGCAGTCTTATTCGTGTTGGCAGCGGTCGTGGCCGTCGCGGTCGCGCTCGAGGCCCGTCACCATCTATTCAGGTCCCTCGGGTCTGCGTTGCTCGGGATCCTGTTCGCCATGGTGCTCTCCAACACGGGGATCATCCCCGGAGAGTCATCCGCGTACGTATTTCTGAGTGGGCCTGCTGTCAGCGCGGGCATCGCCCTGATCCTTCTCGGGGTGGACGTGCGAACCGTGATCAAGGCCGGCCCCACGATGCTGGCCGCGTTCGCGGTGGGCGCCGTCGGCTCGGCCCTCGGGGCTTCAGTCGCCGGTTATTTGCTCGCGGACAGCATCGGTCCGGAGACGTGGAAGCTCGCCGGTCAGTACACCGCTACTTATACCGGAGGGGGCGCGAACTTCGCGGCGGTGGGCGCGGAGCTGGAGACCAGCGGGGAGCTCTTCGCGGCCGCCATCGCCGCGGATGTGATCCTCACCGCGATTTGGATGGCCGCGTGTCTCGCGGTGCCGATGTTGCTCGGGAGTCGCTTGGCGGCGAAATCGGCAGGATTCGCGGTGGCGGACCCGTCGGGCACGAGCTCGCTCGACGAAGAGACCCAGCATGCCGCGAAGCCCGGAGCCGAGCGCATGCTGTTCACGAGCCTGGGGGACGTCGGGCTCGTCGACCTGGCTGCGCTCGCCGCGATCGTATTGGGGACGCTGTGGGCGTCGGACGTGCTCGGGGACGTGTTGGCATCGATTCCGGGCGTGTTGTGGCTTACGACGATCGCGCTTCTGCTCGCACAGATCCCGGCGGTCCGGAGGCTTCGCGGAGCCGGCGTAATCGGCAACTACCTCGTTTTGCTCTTTCTAGCCAGCAACGGCGCGCGCTCCGTGGTAGCGAATATCTTCGTGGTCGGCCTGCCGGTGGTGTACTTCGCGAGCATTACAGTCGCGATCCACGGACTCGTGATCTTTGGGGTCGGTCGCATGTTCGGCCTCGACCTCAAGACGCTCGCCGTGGCCTCACAGGCCAACGTGGGTGGGCCGGCTTCCGCGATGGCGTTGGCCACCGCGCGTGGCTACACCGACCGATTGTTGCCTGGAATGGCCGTTGGCCTTCTCGGATACGCTGTGGGCAACTATGCCGGGCTAGCGATTGCCGCGCTCATGCGCGGGGTGTAG
- a CDS encoding metal-dependent hydrolase: MRLDNLTHGLVGAAIGKCGAERVTPLATVTLVLAANAPDIDVFSYVRGEYFALSFRRGITHGWPALLVLPFVVTGLVLLYDRAVRRRRNAGAEPARARPLLALSMVGVLTHPALDWMNTYGMRWGLPFSEAWTYGDSLFIIDPWIWLVLGGAVFLASSPSVAALAAWALMGALASLVVLALPLGILARSIWVGGLVTIAVLRFRRGTPPALHRLPTASLAIVAVYIVTMMGADLAARRQVRVAAESAGLRFRDVMVAPLPANPFSAEVEVITGVGFVPGLHRWFGSPRVELYPEDIVPLLEGPVGVPVAELERIAALARLEPDVARYLVWSRYPYVRIEAEGTGWWVHFSDARYDGRAGSGGLSGLRVRILD, from the coding sequence ATCCGGCTGGACAATCTGACGCACGGCCTGGTAGGCGCCGCGATCGGGAAGTGCGGGGCGGAACGCGTGACCCCACTCGCGACGGTTACCCTCGTGCTCGCGGCGAACGCCCCCGACATCGATGTCTTCAGCTACGTACGCGGCGAGTACTTCGCGCTCTCGTTCCGCCGCGGCATCACCCACGGGTGGCCCGCGCTCCTCGTCCTCCCGTTCGTGGTTACCGGTCTAGTGCTGCTGTACGACCGTGCGGTGCGCCGACGACGGAACGCGGGGGCGGAGCCCGCCCGTGCCCGTCCCCTGCTCGCCCTATCCATGGTGGGTGTGCTGACGCACCCCGCGCTCGACTGGATGAACACGTATGGCATGCGCTGGGGACTCCCCTTCAGCGAAGCTTGGACGTACGGGGACTCGCTCTTCATCATCGATCCCTGGATCTGGCTCGTTTTGGGCGGAGCCGTTTTCCTCGCGTCTTCGCCATCCGTCGCCGCCCTCGCCGCGTGGGCGCTCATGGGCGCGCTCGCGTCACTGGTGGTCCTGGCGCTTCCGCTCGGCATTCTCGCCAGGTCGATCTGGGTCGGCGGACTCGTCACGATCGCCGTGCTGCGATTCCGCCGTGGCACTCCGCCCGCCCTGCACCGCCTGCCCACCGCATCGCTCGCGATCGTTGCCGTCTACATCGTGACCATGATGGGTGCCGACCTCGCGGCGCGGCGCCAGGTTCGGGTAGCCGCCGAGTCGGCTGGCCTTCGGTTCCGGGACGTCATGGTGGCCCCCTTGCCTGCCAACCCCTTCAGCGCGGAAGTCGAGGTCATCACCGGCGTCGGTTTCGTGCCGGGCCTCCACCGGTGGTTCGGGAGTCCACGCGTAGAGCTCTACCCGGAGGACATCGTACCGCTGCTCGAGGGCCCAGTCGGGGTGCCGGTCGCAGAATTGGAGCGCATCGCGGCGCTGGCTCGGCTCGAGCCGGACGTCGCTCGCTATCTTGTATGGTCTCGATACCCCTACGTGCGGATCGAAGCGGAAGGTACGGGCTGGTGGGTCCACTTTAGCGACGCACGCTACGATGGGCGGGCAGGAAGCGGGGGGCTGAGTGGCCTGAGAGTGCGGATCCTCGACTGA
- a CDS encoding acyl-CoA thioesterase produces the protein METKLFTVDERVRWSAVDKAGIIFYGAYVRFFELAEMELFRAAGVPYGEVFDRFGIWLPRAHLQSDFHYPSRLDDNLRVAAYFTRFGTSSLQINFDVMHIETGTLAVSGHEVLVCTTQDTLRPRRLPDELRALLSPYLMSVEEARAQLGCDAP, from the coding sequence ATGGAAACGAAGCTATTCACCGTCGACGAGCGGGTTCGATGGTCCGCGGTCGACAAGGCGGGCATCATCTTCTACGGTGCCTACGTGCGCTTCTTCGAACTCGCTGAGATGGAGCTCTTTCGGGCGGCCGGCGTGCCGTACGGCGAGGTCTTCGATCGCTTCGGAATCTGGCTGCCACGCGCCCACCTACAGTCTGATTTCCACTACCCCTCCCGGCTCGACGACAATCTCCGGGTGGCTGCGTATTTCACCCGTTTCGGCACGAGCTCGTTGCAGATCAACTTCGACGTGATGCACATCGAGACCGGTACACTCGCCGTGAGCGGGCATGAAGTCCTGGTGTGTACGACGCAGGATACGCTGCGACCTCGGCGCCTACCGGACGAACTCAGGGCCCTTCTCTCGCCGTACCTGATGTCCGTGGAGGAAGCGCGGGCGCAACTGGGCTGCGACGCTCCCTAG
- a CDS encoding threonine/serine dehydratase, with the protein MQPIAPIPVEAIEAARDRIAGAAIRTPLLPLEAPDAPCEVWLKLECLQPIGSFKIRGATNAMLLADPKELARGVYTGSAGNMAQGVAFAALRLGIEARVIVPDTAPRTKLDAIVRLGGTPVPVPFDEWWSVIRDHGHPQEDGFFVHPVSDPAVIAGNGTIGLEILEQLPGVSAVVVPYGGGGLSCGIASAIKAKRDDVAVYAAEVDTAAPLSASIDAGKPVDVDRIATFVDGIGGKGLLPEMWPLASSLLDGSLVVSIEQICDAIRTLATRAHIVAEGAGGASVAAALSGRAGGGKVVAVVSGGNLDASDLAAILRGRTPATRPREPLLR; encoded by the coding sequence ATGCAGCCGATCGCACCGATTCCGGTGGAGGCCATCGAAGCCGCGCGAGACCGAATCGCCGGTGCGGCGATACGCACCCCCTTGCTTCCCCTGGAGGCGCCGGACGCGCCTTGCGAGGTGTGGCTAAAGCTCGAATGCCTGCAGCCGATCGGATCGTTCAAGATCCGGGGCGCGACGAACGCCATGCTGCTCGCCGATCCCAAAGAGCTCGCTCGAGGTGTGTACACGGGCAGCGCCGGCAACATGGCGCAGGGCGTCGCGTTCGCCGCACTGCGCCTGGGAATCGAGGCTCGCGTGATCGTCCCGGACACCGCGCCTCGCACGAAGCTCGATGCCATCGTCCGTCTTGGAGGCACCCCCGTGCCAGTGCCGTTCGACGAGTGGTGGTCGGTGATCCGAGACCACGGCCACCCGCAGGAGGACGGGTTCTTCGTGCACCCGGTGAGCGATCCAGCGGTGATCGCGGGCAACGGGACGATCGGGCTCGAGATTCTCGAGCAGCTACCGGGCGTCTCGGCCGTCGTCGTACCGTACGGCGGCGGAGGCCTCTCGTGCGGGATCGCGTCCGCCATCAAGGCGAAGCGCGATGACGTTGCCGTCTATGCGGCGGAAGTGGACACCGCGGCGCCTCTCTCGGCGTCGATCGATGCCGGCAAGCCCGTCGATGTCGACCGGATAGCGACGTTCGTCGACGGCATCGGCGGCAAAGGCCTGCTGCCCGAGATGTGGCCGCTCGCTTCGTCGCTACTGGACGGGTCGCTGGTCGTTTCGATCGAACAGATCTGCGACGCGATCCGCACTCTGGCGACCCGCGCCCACATCGTGGCCGAGGGCGCGGGCGGCGCCTCGGTGGCGGCCGCGCTCAGCGGCCGTGCCGGGGGCGGCAAGGTTGTCGCGGTTGTCTCGGGCGGAAATCTGGACGCGTCGGACCTGGCAGCGATCCTGAGAGGCCGGACGCCCGCGACGCGGCCGCGCGAGCCTCTGCTGCGCTAG
- a CDS encoding PD-(D/E)XK nuclease family protein has translation MTTSSAPHLVDALARIARRHPVGRKLVISQTFGVGRELLRRLSLEGPGWIGFEVVTQAPLALRLARDGMERASMRAMDAFDERALLDECLDAALLAEGRGLGDLAEGVGFRERVHSAVTALRLSGIGPKELDRARLADSSKRLFLLRLLQRYERLLGQRRLADTASVLRLALASLENDGHRMPDTLGAEVVVIVPGVSTRGLSGQLLSALQARGAKVLETDPVVGLDVPDSVLWNRHSDGSAYSYLFAPEQMAGDPPSSELELFHAASITDELREVVRRVIERGLAWDQVEIVTPDPAAYGSALHALSAQLGIPVTYAVGLPVERTRPGRVVRAYLDWIEGGFQASPIRRLLEAGDLRPGRTRRYHAPAELARRFRSLRIGWGRKRYRSQIRTALAGLEELGPRKWERAETFERRRAQAEGELRALRSILFPTLKATPAIPDRMGEGGAPVSPAELARGLRAFLRRVPRGDGADLSARERINHVLERVEATLRRRTDFRAAATVLRRDLKISVRAPGPDTGVDDAGAPWSSEGGQLHLSDMEHGGYTGRPAVFVVGADAEHLPGPGTQDPVLLDSDRRVLGEGLPTSSELLRERTFRFAAFFARLRGARVTLSYRAWDATEARSIGPSPVLLAALRLQRRDPHLTFRDLYETLGRVVCRVPHADRPPLDGDDIWMAGLGSGEVMRHGVDRVRAAFPGLDAGLSLLLERSDGVPGPAHGVIEARPQELDPRKNPSLVVSASRLEDLGACPLRYLHRSVLRIYAPDDPELDPDRWLNPLRRGGLLHQVFETSLREARTRKLDMEEPGFETLAVKTLEICAERLRAEVPVPGEGALRRELVALEEDVRSFVRMVRQQGAPWVALELDFGIGDDEPVVLDLEHGQLRLRGAIDRVDEDLQGVHVVDYKTGVPRSLEGGSGTFDGGRRLQHALYAHAAEQRLGGTVVSGEYHFPTRRGENQAFVFDRVRLAGVGPLLDLMLDTVASGSFVPTERADDCRFCDYADVCRARQARFGKMISPLAEWSEQHLNTGLWPAFAQLKRVRTFED, from the coding sequence ATGACGACCTCCTCGGCCCCTCACCTCGTCGACGCGCTCGCCCGCATCGCGCGACGTCACCCTGTCGGCCGTAAGCTCGTCATCTCACAGACATTCGGCGTTGGGCGCGAACTGTTGAGGCGGCTCTCTCTCGAGGGCCCCGGGTGGATCGGCTTCGAGGTCGTGACCCAAGCGCCGTTGGCGCTTCGACTCGCGCGCGATGGGATGGAGCGAGCGTCGATGCGCGCGATGGACGCATTCGACGAAAGAGCACTTCTCGATGAGTGTCTCGACGCTGCTCTCCTCGCCGAGGGACGGGGCCTCGGGGATCTCGCTGAAGGCGTCGGCTTCCGTGAGCGCGTGCACAGTGCGGTCACGGCGTTGCGGCTCTCTGGTATCGGTCCCAAGGAGCTCGATCGAGCGCGGCTTGCGGACTCCTCGAAGCGGCTCTTCCTGCTGCGCCTGTTACAGCGCTACGAACGGCTCTTGGGCCAACGACGGCTCGCTGACACCGCCTCCGTACTCCGGCTTGCGCTCGCATCGCTGGAGAACGACGGTCATCGCATGCCGGACACCCTGGGTGCCGAGGTCGTCGTAATCGTGCCTGGGGTCAGCACCCGTGGGCTGAGCGGGCAGCTGCTCAGCGCGCTTCAAGCGCGGGGTGCCAAGGTGCTCGAGACGGACCCAGTGGTGGGGCTCGATGTGCCGGACTCCGTGCTCTGGAACCGTCACTCCGATGGATCCGCGTACTCCTATCTATTCGCTCCCGAGCAGATGGCCGGCGACCCGCCGTCTTCCGAGCTCGAACTCTTCCACGCGGCCTCCATCACCGACGAGCTGCGCGAAGTCGTTCGGCGTGTGATCGAGCGCGGTCTTGCATGGGACCAGGTCGAGATCGTCACACCGGATCCCGCCGCCTACGGGTCGGCGCTCCATGCGCTCTCTGCGCAGCTCGGCATTCCGGTCACGTACGCCGTAGGCCTTCCCGTCGAGCGCACGCGGCCGGGCCGAGTGGTACGCGCCTACCTGGACTGGATCGAGGGAGGCTTTCAGGCCAGCCCGATCCGAAGGCTGCTCGAGGCCGGCGATCTGCGGCCTGGTCGCACGCGCCGTTACCACGCGCCGGCCGAGTTGGCGCGTCGGTTCCGCAGCCTCCGCATCGGTTGGGGTCGTAAGCGATACCGCAGCCAGATCCGCACGGCCCTCGCCGGACTCGAGGAACTCGGGCCGAGGAAGTGGGAGCGGGCCGAGACGTTCGAGCGAAGGCGTGCGCAGGCGGAAGGCGAGTTGAGGGCGTTGCGCTCGATCCTCTTTCCGACCTTGAAGGCGACGCCGGCGATCCCGGACCGCATGGGAGAGGGCGGCGCGCCGGTCTCCCCAGCCGAGCTAGCGCGGGGACTACGTGCTTTTCTCCGGCGCGTTCCTCGAGGCGACGGCGCGGATCTGAGCGCGCGAGAACGTATCAACCACGTGCTCGAGCGGGTGGAGGCCACACTCCGGCGCCGCACGGACTTCCGCGCGGCGGCGACCGTTCTCCGGCGAGACCTGAAGATAAGCGTGCGTGCACCGGGACCCGACACCGGCGTCGACGACGCCGGTGCGCCGTGGTCGTCCGAGGGGGGACAGCTGCATCTGTCCGACATGGAGCACGGAGGATATACGGGGCGTCCCGCGGTCTTCGTCGTGGGAGCGGACGCGGAGCACCTACCGGGTCCGGGCACGCAAGACCCCGTGCTGCTCGACAGCGATCGGCGCGTGCTCGGGGAGGGTCTGCCCACATCGTCTGAACTGCTGCGAGAGCGGACCTTCCGGTTCGCGGCGTTCTTTGCCCGCCTGCGCGGTGCCCGCGTCACGCTCAGCTATCGTGCGTGGGATGCGACAGAGGCGCGTTCGATCGGACCATCGCCGGTATTGCTGGCGGCGCTTCGCCTCCAGCGGCGAGATCCGCATCTGACGTTTCGAGACCTGTACGAGACGCTGGGCCGTGTGGTGTGCCGCGTGCCCCACGCGGACCGCCCCCCGCTGGACGGAGATGACATCTGGATGGCGGGCCTCGGCTCGGGGGAGGTGATGCGGCACGGCGTCGATCGCGTGCGGGCGGCGTTCCCCGGGCTCGACGCGGGACTGTCGCTGCTGCTCGAACGCAGTGACGGCGTACCAGGCCCCGCGCACGGCGTGATCGAAGCGAGGCCACAGGAGCTCGATCCCCGGAAGAATCCGTCGCTGGTCGTGTCGGCGAGCAGACTCGAGGACCTGGGCGCCTGTCCGCTTCGGTACCTCCACCGTTCGGTGCTGCGTATCTACGCGCCCGACGACCCGGAGCTGGATCCCGATCGGTGGCTCAACCCTCTGCGCCGCGGGGGTCTTCTACACCAAGTGTTCGAGACGTCGCTGCGCGAGGCCCGTACGCGGAAGCTCGATATGGAGGAGCCGGGCTTCGAAACACTCGCGGTGAAGACCCTGGAGATTTGCGCCGAGCGGCTGAGGGCCGAGGTGCCGGTTCCCGGGGAGGGTGCGCTCAGGAGGGAGTTGGTTGCGCTCGAAGAGGACGTGCGTTCCTTCGTGCGCATGGTCCGCCAGCAGGGGGCTCCATGGGTGGCGCTCGAGCTCGACTTCGGCATTGGCGACGACGAACCGGTCGTTCTCGACCTCGAGCACGGACAGCTTCGCCTGCGTGGCGCGATCGACCGCGTGGACGAGGACCTTCAAGGCGTGCACGTGGTCGACTACAAGACGGGCGTGCCCAGGAGCCTGGAGGGCGGCAGCGGCACGTTCGACGGCGGCCGTCGTCTACAGCACGCACTGTACGCGCACGCTGCGGAACAACGGCTCGGCGGTACGGTCGTCTCGGGCGAGTACCACTTCCCGACGCGACGTGGCGAGAATCAGGCGTTCGTATTCGATCGCGTGCGGCTAGCTGGCGTCGGCCCACTGCTGGACCTGATGTTGGACACCGTCGCCTCCGGCAGCTTCGTGCCGACCGAGCGGGCGGACGACTGCCGCTTCTGCGACTACGCCGACGTGTGCCGTGCCCGGCAGGCACGGTTCGGGAAAATGATATCCCCGCTCGCCGAGTGGTCCGAGCAGCACCTGAATACCGGACTGTGGCCGGCGTTCGCTCAGTTGAAGCGCGTGCGAACCTTCGAGGACTAG
- a CDS encoding TfoX/Sxy family protein has product MAEPYLGQLSDLVEALGFGELPGIDLECRHFFGGAALYADGKICASLTPVGLAVKLPLAVREVMLADGRGRPLRYFDGGKVKKEYVLLPEGSAADPSALGELFLTSFRYVVRRSSIKSSWASRPRID; this is encoded by the coding sequence ATGGCGGAACCCTATCTCGGACAGCTGAGCGACCTGGTCGAGGCTTTGGGCTTCGGCGAGCTGCCCGGCATCGACCTCGAGTGCCGGCACTTCTTCGGTGGCGCGGCGCTGTATGCCGACGGCAAAATATGCGCCTCTCTGACGCCCGTCGGGTTGGCCGTCAAGCTTCCGCTCGCTGTACGTGAAGTCATGTTGGCCGATGGGCGTGGCCGACCGTTGCGCTACTTCGACGGGGGGAAAGTGAAGAAGGAGTACGTGCTCCTCCCCGAGGGCTCAGCCGCCGATCCGTCCGCACTGGGAGAGCTCTTCCTGACCAGCTTCCGGTATGTCGTTCGGCGGAGTTCTATCAAGAGCTCTTGGGCCTCGAGGCCTCGGATCGACTGA
- a CDS encoding VCBS repeat-containing protein yields the protein MNRTVTTPLLGALVLLAVGGCQPAEPGRGSDEASSPGADTPVGASLTTALATDGRYISWRERIIDEETTGGVQLRGSDGLVMVDLNLDGYEDIVSVHESDTEYDGVADGLIRIAFGSEDPNVWVSITVAEGSEAGAPEDVAVGDMNGDGYPDIVAASELGHLIYLQNPGAGAQTETWQRLIPDGASGRGSFIRVFLADLTGDGRLEVVTANKGAQNPNVEMEAKAISWFSIEGDPLESASWTEHELTRVRWPINAQPVDLDRDGDMDVVGGSVAEARIMWFENLGGGEFSEHAIQISGTAVPLDRRRPRELEREGAWVNGFNMAFVDMNRSGRLDIVLAEAGHTLVWLEQPSDPDGTWELHAIGTHWPDQLVGLEVTDINGDGRPDVITGGYSGGSRDQDDDLDLSAAMGRLAWFEHPGDLLAPWTRHDISRRKRGMFDKFVARDMDGDGDVDFVSTRGNSAPYDGVFWLEQVRSVEPRRSFEPARAVDSEEMRLAR from the coding sequence ATGAATCGGACGGTCACAACTCCACTGCTTGGTGCCCTCGTTCTCCTAGCCGTTGGAGGATGTCAACCGGCCGAACCCGGTCGGGGTTCGGATGAGGCTTCCTCGCCGGGAGCGGACACTCCTGTCGGCGCCTCTCTCACCACTGCGTTGGCGACCGATGGCCGCTACATCTCCTGGCGTGAGCGCATCATCGATGAAGAGACGACCGGAGGTGTGCAACTCAGAGGTAGCGACGGCCTGGTGATGGTCGATCTGAACCTGGACGGCTACGAGGATATCGTCTCCGTGCACGAGTCGGACACCGAATACGACGGGGTGGCCGACGGGCTCATTCGCATCGCTTTCGGCTCGGAGGACCCCAACGTGTGGGTGTCGATAACCGTGGCGGAGGGGTCTGAGGCCGGGGCGCCCGAGGACGTGGCCGTCGGAGACATGAATGGCGACGGGTATCCCGACATCGTAGCCGCTAGCGAGTTGGGGCATCTGATCTATCTGCAGAACCCGGGTGCCGGCGCACAAACAGAGACCTGGCAGAGGCTCATTCCCGATGGCGCTTCAGGCCGTGGGTCCTTCATCAGGGTCTTTCTCGCCGACTTGACCGGGGATGGCCGCCTCGAGGTAGTGACGGCCAACAAGGGCGCGCAGAACCCGAACGTGGAGATGGAAGCGAAGGCCATCTCATGGTTTTCGATCGAGGGCGACCCACTGGAGTCCGCGAGCTGGACGGAGCATGAGCTGACGCGGGTGCGCTGGCCCATCAACGCCCAGCCTGTGGACCTCGATCGAGATGGCGACATGGACGTCGTCGGCGGGTCGGTGGCGGAGGCCCGAATCATGTGGTTCGAGAACCTGGGTGGCGGCGAGTTCTCCGAGCACGCCATCCAGATTTCGGGGACGGCGGTCCCGCTAGACCGGCGACGGCCTCGGGAGCTCGAGCGCGAAGGTGCGTGGGTCAATGGCTTCAATATGGCTTTCGTGGATATGAACCGGTCCGGTCGTCTCGACATCGTGTTGGCCGAAGCCGGCCACACGCTGGTGTGGCTCGAGCAGCCGTCGGATCCGGACGGCACCTGGGAGCTCCATGCCATTGGGACGCACTGGCCCGATCAGCTGGTAGGACTCGAGGTGACCGACATCAATGGCGACGGTCGTCCGGACGTCATCACGGGCGGATACAGTGGTGGAAGCCGGGATCAGGACGATGACTTGGATCTCTCGGCGGCCATGGGCCGCCTCGCCTGGTTCGAGCATCCGGGCGACCTCCTTGCGCCCTGGACGCGGCACGATATCTCACGGCGAAAACGGGGCATGTTCGACAAGTTCGTAGCCCGCGACATGGACGGAGACGGCGATGTCGACTTCGTATCGACGCGCGGAAACAGCGCTCCGTACGACGGCGTCTTCTGGCTCGAGCAGGTGCGCTCGGTTGAGCCGAGACGCTCCTTCGAACCAGCACGGGCCGTGGATAGTGAAGAGATGCGGCTCGCCCGCTAA